From the Vibrio algarum genome, one window contains:
- the manA gene encoding mannose-6-phosphate isomerase, class I, giving the protein MTQANTQCFFPMQNVIQDYAWGSRTSINQLFDIENPESKPQAEIWMGAHPNGCSKIVENGEEQLLSDFINLDKSGILTTGTDIQFGELPYLFKVLAAESALSIQVHPSKEQAEIGFEKEEQAGIPRNAGNRNYKDPNHKPELVYALTPYQAMNGFREISEVVALFDKVNVKAIQTVVDTFKGSVNETGLEVFFSAMLSLEGDIKETAVAELLEYAKANANDKLFGLILELSELYPGDIGLFAPLMLNVITLQPREAMYLDACTPHAYLKGTGLEIMANSDNVLRAGLTPKFIDVDELVKCTIFKEKPASTLLATPIKQDGGLFYPVPVDDFKFAVFEDIFDLTLRTDSAEILLALDSQVTLTHLSGESVTFNKGESVFIPAFAGKYQITSKGRVARAFN; this is encoded by the coding sequence ATGACTCAGGCAAACACTCAATGCTTTTTCCCTATGCAAAACGTTATTCAAGACTATGCATGGGGCAGCCGAACTTCGATCAATCAATTATTCGACATCGAAAACCCAGAGAGCAAACCTCAAGCAGAAATCTGGATGGGTGCACACCCAAATGGTTGTTCAAAGATTGTAGAAAATGGTGAGGAACAACTCCTTTCTGATTTTATCAACTTAGATAAGTCGGGTATTTTAACTACCGGTACTGACATTCAATTTGGTGAACTGCCTTATTTATTTAAAGTACTCGCCGCAGAAAGCGCACTTTCTATTCAAGTACATCCAAGTAAAGAACAGGCAGAGATTGGTTTTGAGAAGGAAGAGCAAGCTGGAATCCCACGTAATGCAGGAAACCGTAACTATAAAGATCCAAACCACAAGCCAGAGTTGGTTTATGCGCTAACGCCCTATCAAGCGATGAATGGTTTCCGAGAAATCTCAGAAGTTGTAGCGTTGTTTGATAAAGTAAATGTGAAGGCTATCCAGACGGTCGTTGATACTTTTAAAGGCTCAGTAAACGAAACTGGACTTGAGGTTTTCTTCTCTGCAATGCTTTCTTTAGAAGGCGATATTAAGGAAACAGCGGTAGCTGAACTTCTGGAATACGCAAAAGCAAATGCAAATGACAAATTATTTGGTCTAATCCTCGAACTTTCTGAGCTTTACCCTGGTGATATCGGCCTATTTGCACCATTGATGCTAAACGTCATCACACTTCAACCCCGTGAAGCAATGTATCTAGACGCATGTACACCTCACGCTTATCTAAAAGGGACTGGTTTAGAGATCATGGCCAACTCAGATAACGTATTACGTGCTGGATTAACGCCAAAATTTATCGATGTTGACGAGCTCGTCAAATGCACTATATTCAAAGAAAAACCCGCCAGTACATTACTTGCTACGCCTATCAAGCAAGACGGTGGCCTTTTTTACCCAGTGCCCGTTGACGATTTCAAATTCGCTGTGTTTGAAGATATCTTTGATTTAACACTTCGCACAGACAGCGCTGAAATCCTACTCGCGTTAGATTCGCAAGTCACCTTAACGCATCTTAGTGGTGAAAGCGTTACTTTTAACAAAGGCGAATCAGTATTTATTCCAGCCTTCGCAGGAAAGTATCAAATTACTTCAAAAGGCCGTGTAGCCCGCGCTTTTAACTAA
- a CDS encoding DMT family transporter, translating to MNKVVAQQVIAPEPRILSPIVMGYIAIGIVLLVWSGFSLTVRAIGASNLTTADVALIRFGVPLILLLPLLPKRIAPIKTVSLSNLLLILLGGIPFFFLAATGAKSVPTAYVGTILAGTPPFFVAVLGYCFFHQLVSKTKLVALLLIMLGVFSMILGQSGPISTSVLDGVFWLMLGSIVWASYTIGLKQAGLDPISIALILSMVSFFVLGILICFGLLDSNFGQFSLLQAMPFLLIQGLGVGVIATLGYSYAVSQLGSSQSSVIGSLSPGVTAMLAVPVFGESLSLAIVFGIFLTTCGVVFSNR from the coding sequence ATGAATAAAGTAGTGGCCCAACAGGTAATCGCGCCTGAACCTCGTATTTTATCGCCAATAGTAATGGGTTATATCGCCATCGGCATAGTGTTACTGGTTTGGTCTGGATTTTCCCTTACTGTTCGAGCAATAGGTGCTTCCAACCTGACTACAGCTGACGTTGCCCTCATACGATTTGGTGTTCCTTTAATCCTTCTACTTCCTTTGTTACCGAAACGTATTGCACCAATCAAAACAGTAAGCCTTTCAAATTTACTACTCATCTTACTAGGCGGTATTCCGTTTTTCTTTCTAGCGGCGACTGGTGCTAAATCGGTACCGACAGCATACGTCGGAACTATTTTAGCGGGCACACCACCATTTTTTGTCGCAGTTTTAGGATACTGTTTTTTTCATCAGTTAGTTTCTAAAACGAAACTCGTAGCACTTTTGCTAATAATGCTTGGTGTGTTTTCGATGATTTTAGGTCAGTCAGGACCAATATCCACAAGCGTATTGGATGGTGTCTTTTGGTTAATGTTAGGGAGTATTGTTTGGGCGAGTTATACCATCGGTTTGAAACAAGCAGGACTTGACCCGATATCTATAGCACTAATTTTGTCTATGGTTTCGTTTTTCGTGCTAGGTATCCTTATCTGTTTCGGATTGTTAGACAGTAACTTTGGGCAGTTTTCCTTGTTGCAGGCCATGCCGTTTTTGTTAATTCAAGGCTTGGGAGTCGGGGTGATTGCAACGTTAGGTTATTCATACGCTGTTAGTCAACTTGGGTCGTCTCAATCTTCTGTTATTGGCTCTCTCTCGCCGGGAGTGACAGCCATGCTAGCTGTCCCAGTTTTCGGGGAATCGCTCTCACTAGCGATTGTATTTGGGATATTCCTTACTACGTGCGGAGTAGTTTTTTCGAATCGTTAA